Proteins encoded together in one Neobacillus sp. FSL H8-0543 window:
- the zwf gene encoding glucose-6-phosphate dehydrogenase gives MEAMTFVLFGATGDLAKRKIFPALYNLFLDQKLPLPISIIGVGRGDLSDTDFQNHVEDSLKTFSRRSLNDDSNLEVFIRAFRYTHVDAIKAEGYKGLLELVKQREEELNIPENRMFYLSVAPEFFDVIAFNIKESGLSSTKGWKRLIIEKPFGHDLKSAQELNDKLSKAFDEEEIFRIDHYLGKPMVQNLEALGFANPVLQALWNNQYIANVQITASETVGVEKRAGYYDQAGAIRDMFQNHMLQMLMMTAMQLPKQISAEEIRNEKRKVIESLRPLKKEDVVNHVIRGQYGPGEIQGKPVVGYTREPEVAPSSLNDTFVAVRLCVDDDFWRGVPFYIRTGKRMTEKSTRIVIEFKNTLKDLYRTQEEETAPNLLVIEINPNESVSLQLNSKNPLNNGKIEPVNVDFSAKQADVPEAYELLIYDAMRGDSTFFAHWKEVELSWKWVQPILEAFEENTIPLQLYPSGSMGPDASYQLLAEGGYKWWQ, from the coding sequence ATGGAGGCAATGACATTTGTCTTATTTGGGGCGACAGGGGACTTAGCAAAAAGAAAAATCTTCCCGGCTCTATATAATTTATTTTTGGATCAAAAATTACCTCTGCCCATCTCAATTATTGGGGTGGGCAGAGGAGATTTATCAGATACTGATTTCCAAAATCATGTGGAAGATTCCTTAAAAACATTTTCTAGACGATCACTAAATGACGATTCAAACCTTGAAGTGTTTATCCGTGCCTTTCGGTATACCCATGTAGATGCAATCAAGGCTGAAGGATATAAAGGATTACTTGAACTCGTTAAACAACGTGAAGAAGAATTGAATATTCCAGAAAATCGTATGTTCTACCTATCTGTTGCTCCAGAGTTTTTTGATGTGATTGCTTTCAACATTAAAGAGAGTGGTCTAAGTTCTACTAAAGGTTGGAAACGTCTAATTATCGAAAAACCGTTTGGACATGACTTAAAATCAGCTCAAGAATTAAACGATAAACTAAGTAAAGCTTTTGATGAAGAAGAAATTTTTCGCATCGACCACTATCTTGGAAAGCCGATGGTACAAAACCTGGAAGCGTTAGGATTTGCAAATCCAGTGCTTCAAGCATTATGGAACAACCAATACATTGCAAATGTGCAAATTACTGCAAGCGAAACAGTTGGGGTTGAAAAGAGAGCTGGTTATTATGATCAAGCTGGGGCTATTCGCGACATGTTTCAAAATCATATGCTGCAAATGTTGATGATGACAGCAATGCAGCTGCCAAAACAAATTAGTGCAGAAGAGATCCGCAATGAAAAGAGAAAAGTAATAGAGTCACTTCGTCCATTAAAGAAAGAGGATGTGGTGAATCATGTGATTCGAGGTCAATATGGTCCTGGTGAAATCCAAGGTAAACCAGTTGTTGGGTATACAAGAGAACCTGAAGTTGCTCCTTCTTCTTTAAATGACACATTTGTGGCTGTCCGTCTATGTGTGGATGATGATTTTTGGAGAGGGGTTCCTTTCTATATCCGTACAGGAAAAAGAATGACAGAGAAATCCACCCGAATTGTGATTGAATTCAAAAATACTTTAAAGGATTTGTATAGGACTCAAGAGGAAGAAACTGCGCCAAATCTTTTAGTGATTGAAATCAATCCAAACGAAAGTGTTTCATTACAATTAAATAGTAAAAACCCATTAAACAATGGAAAAATCGAACCAGTCAATGTTGATTTTTCTGCTAAACAAGCAGATGTTCCTGAAGCGTATGAGCTTTTAATTTACGATGCAATGCGTGGCGACTCAACATTCTTTGCACATTGGAAAGAAGTGGAGTTGTCTTGGAAATGGGTACAGCCAATCTTAGAGGCTTTTGAGGAAAATACAATTCCCCTTCAATTATATCCATCCGGGTCAATGGGACCAGATGCTTCCTACCAATTATTGGCAGAGGGAGGATATAAATGGTGGCAGTAA
- a CDS encoding MarR family transcriptional regulator — protein MKYSLRRIRLSYIAWFRYTRFFNRNMTCSNRHLAKWGLRTGQFDIISHLKEGERVTQSEFASRLAVTNSNITQILSKLEDAGYIQREQKWKTKYISLTPIGVALRNEVVPAQEQFQAEQFANLTEDELEQLIQLLTKANQGVHEE, from the coding sequence ATGAAATACTCATTAAGAAGAATTCGTTTAAGTTATATCGCTTGGTTTCGTTACACACGTTTTTTTAACCGTAATATGACCTGCAGCAATCGTCATTTAGCGAAGTGGGGATTAAGAACAGGTCAGTTTGATATTATTAGCCATTTAAAAGAAGGTGAGCGGGTTACACAATCAGAATTTGCGAGTCGACTAGCGGTGACCAACTCAAATATTACGCAAATCTTAAGCAAGTTAGAAGATGCAGGCTATATTCAACGCGAACAAAAGTGGAAGACAAAATATATTTCACTCACACCAATTGGGGTAGCACTACGAAACGAAGTTGTCCCTGCGCAAGAACAATTCCAGGCAGAACAATTTGCGAATTTAACAGAAGATGAACTTGAACAGCTGATTCAGCTTCTAACAAAAGCAAATCAAGGAGTGCATGAAGAGTGA
- a CDS encoding DUF3231 family protein: MEQVNHHTKINASENAVIWSQYVNDSLSRCILRYMLHDVKDEDIRDLLEFALELSETHLEKTKQFLSLENLPVPIGFTDEDVIVDAPSLFTDTFKIVYLHIMTIHGLTRYAGATSVCIREDVRKYFIECTSQTLELYDRVTNVSLNKGIINKPPTLNNQQKIDFVRKQNYLTGWFGKRRPINAIEISGVHLNMQKTMVKMVLELGFSQVCQSKEVRDYMDRARKLCIKHFDILSSMLKEENLHVPKLFETEVTDSIVPPFSDKLMLFHIATLLSAAIAYYSEALSMGQRRDLTADYARMNTEIALIAEDGINLLIEKGWMEQPPSATDHESLAKN, from the coding sequence ATGGAACAAGTTAATCACCATACTAAAATTAATGCATCAGAAAATGCTGTCATTTGGTCACAATATGTTAATGACAGTTTGTCACGATGTATTCTTCGCTATATGTTACATGATGTAAAGGATGAAGATATTCGCGATTTACTGGAATTTGCCTTAGAATTATCAGAAACTCATTTAGAAAAAACGAAGCAATTCTTATCCTTAGAAAATCTTCCAGTTCCAATAGGCTTTACAGACGAAGATGTCATAGTAGACGCTCCTAGTTTATTTACTGATACATTTAAGATTGTTTATTTACATATTATGACAATTCACGGTTTGACGAGATATGCTGGTGCCACTAGTGTTTGTATACGAGAGGATGTAAGAAAATACTTTATTGAATGTACTTCGCAAACATTGGAACTATATGATAGGGTAACTAATGTTTCCTTAAATAAGGGAATTATTAACAAACCTCCTACTTTAAACAATCAACAAAAGATTGATTTTGTTAGGAAGCAAAATTATTTAACTGGTTGGTTCGGGAAACGTAGACCTATTAACGCAATTGAAATCAGTGGTGTGCATCTTAATATGCAGAAAACAATGGTGAAAATGGTATTGGAGTTAGGATTCAGTCAAGTTTGTCAATCTAAAGAGGTACGAGATTATATGGACCGTGCTCGTAAGCTTTGTATTAAACACTTTGATATTCTAAGTTCAATGTTAAAAGAGGAGAATCTTCATGTTCCAAAGTTATTTGAAACAGAAGTAACAGATTCAATAGTTCCACCCTTTTCAGATAAACTTATGCTATTTCATATAGCGACACTGCTTTCTGCAGCAATTGCTTATTATAGTGAGGCATTATCAATGGGACAAAGAAGAGACTTAACGGCAGATTACGCACGAATGAATACCGAAATTGCCTTAATTGCTGAAGATGGTATAAATCTATTAATAGAAAAGGGATGGATGGAACAACCTCCCTCTGCCACTGATCACGAAAGTTTGGCAAAGAATTAG
- a CDS encoding pirin family protein, producing MNILRNEQAYSNGGGVFSLQIRRPGLIDGNLEKEDHAFGPLSRIDHAKIGQGAMISMHEHINDEIFSYMWQGEMLHEDSTGLKESCSPTKQMLMGAGKSFFHQESTPTGPVEMLQVFIRPSEKGLEPRVQFAEMQLPEVSEWRLIAGPTKSNAPLELRQQIIVYDVHGKIDEAFTLPFVDGYTPWLYVMDGEITAHGETLRKGDAISDTAEVLTTIQLTKDTTVVLFLVDLEAPMTLAGNFSGVKRF from the coding sequence GTGAATATTTTACGAAATGAACAAGCTTATTCAAACGGTGGGGGTGTTTTTTCTTTACAAATTCGTCGACCAGGTTTAATCGATGGAAATTTGGAAAAAGAGGACCATGCATTTGGTCCACTTAGCCGAATTGACCACGCAAAAATCGGGCAAGGCGCAATGATAAGTATGCATGAACACATAAATGATGAAATTTTTAGTTATATGTGGCAAGGCGAAATGCTACATGAAGATTCAACAGGCTTGAAAGAATCTTGCTCACCAACAAAGCAAATGCTCATGGGTGCTGGGAAAAGCTTCTTCCATCAGGAATCAACACCAACAGGTCCAGTTGAAATGCTCCAAGTTTTTATCCGTCCGTCGGAAAAAGGTTTAGAGCCACGCGTTCAATTTGCTGAAATGCAACTACCAGAAGTCAGTGAATGGCGTTTAATTGCAGGACCAACAAAATCGAATGCCCCACTTGAACTTCGTCAGCAAATCATTGTTTATGATGTACATGGAAAAATAGACGAAGCCTTTACATTACCGTTTGTGGATGGCTATACACCCTGGCTGTATGTAATGGATGGCGAAATTACTGCACATGGGGAAACCCTACGTAAAGGGGATGCAATTTCAGATACTGCGGAAGTGTTAACAACAATCCAATTGACAAAGGATACAACGGTTGTGCTATTCCTAGTCGACCTAGAGGCACCCATGACACTTGCTGGTAATTTTAGTGGCGTCAAACGCTTTTAA
- a CDS encoding Ger(x)C family spore germination protein produces MRRKKMLLVWGIFVSLVMIPGCAPFVENNTIEDIAPVTFWSISKGEKGKIKMSTLVPPLVNEPKSLLTLDVDLLKQGGKDFNLRYYRELKVGQLRLFLIHEELAKQGIIQLINTLLTDYDISQRMYLVIVKGNFDEYINRQAKKQENLDYYLYRMLRHYERKKQGEMTIVNLHEYKNKLFSPFSDPVLPVFKVAKDNFTYEGTAFFSNDKLIEMVTNTEDQIFQLLDNDHYLKFFPITKLDVVIGHLRSRVNVDLDKNLSLVTINVKLNGRIEEYQGNKNILNGNELMQLHKEIETELEMKTTGLIKKMQELKVDPLQIGTHTLSPFSKPISEKVWLAAWGKMKIKVNYQLYFEALQNTKNNY; encoded by the coding sequence ATGAGACGAAAGAAAATGCTTTTAGTTTGGGGAATCTTTGTTTCATTAGTCATGATCCCAGGATGTGCCCCATTTGTTGAGAACAATACAATTGAAGATATTGCCCCTGTCACTTTTTGGTCAATTAGTAAAGGCGAAAAAGGAAAAATAAAAATGAGTACATTAGTCCCTCCATTAGTAAATGAGCCAAAAAGCTTATTAACACTAGATGTTGATCTCCTTAAACAGGGAGGAAAAGACTTTAATTTAAGATATTATCGTGAATTGAAGGTTGGACAACTCCGTTTGTTTTTAATTCATGAGGAATTAGCGAAACAAGGGATTATTCAGTTGATTAACACGCTATTGACAGACTATGATATTTCGCAACGAATGTATTTAGTCATCGTTAAAGGTAATTTTGACGAATATATTAACAGACAAGCAAAGAAGCAAGAAAACCTTGATTATTACCTGTATCGGATGCTAAGACACTATGAGAGGAAAAAACAAGGTGAAATGACCATTGTCAATTTGCATGAATATAAAAATAAGCTGTTTTCACCATTTTCAGATCCCGTTCTTCCTGTTTTCAAAGTAGCGAAAGATAACTTTACTTACGAGGGGACTGCTTTTTTTAGCAATGATAAATTAATAGAAATGGTCACAAATACCGAAGATCAAATATTTCAACTTCTTGACAATGATCACTATTTGAAGTTTTTCCCAATAACCAAATTAGATGTGGTTATTGGACATCTACGCTCAAGAGTAAATGTGGATTTGGATAAAAATCTTTCCCTAGTTACAATAAACGTGAAACTAAATGGAAGAATTGAGGAATATCAAGGTAATAAAAATATCCTCAACGGAAATGAACTGATGCAGCTTCATAAGGAAATTGAAACTGAATTAGAAATGAAAACTACGGGCCTCATAAAAAAAATGCAAGAGCTGAAGGTGGATCCTCTTCAAATCGGGACACACACCCTTAGCCCCTTTTCCAAACCCATCAGCGAAAAGGTATGGTTAGCCGCTTGGGGAAAAATGAAAATAAAAGTTAATTATCAGCTTTATTTTGAGGCATTACAAAATACTAAAAATAATTATTAA
- a CDS encoding spore germination protein, whose amino-acid sequence MANDSSDTQQPVQRKISLDSLKQILDNMDDVEIIERTTLNDQKVVLIYLRTLIDQDRLNESIIEPVIQCPHAMIYESIATPKVMKIQSLEEAQKLLLTGAVLLNDCIQEQWLAIPLPNELSRGIETSETETILYGAKDSFTEQLEPNITLIRRRLPITELKTEKYKVGSLSETTVVLMYIDGLTNPEYISIARKKISEINFDLFFDSSQVAAFMEEHHHSIFPQFQQTDRPDVCAYSLGLGKLTILVENTPFVLIAPITFFHLFQSPEDYINRWPVASFLRLIRYLSFFLSVTLIPFYVALTTHHYQMIPLQILFVIVESRSKLPFTPFWEAIVMLTILEIIKEASLRMPTKSSQTLGVIGGIVIGQAAVQAGFASKVLIVLVCISTISSFLVPNYLMTKANTLIQFGFLLLSSFFGVFGIAMGAIAISAHLNGLTSLKQPYFSPIAPFYWKDWIDLFIRGPLINMKSRPDHLHPLQKWRYKRRM is encoded by the coding sequence ATTGCTAATGATAGTAGTGACACACAACAACCTGTGCAAAGGAAGATATCACTAGACTCTCTAAAACAGATTTTAGACAATATGGACGATGTAGAGATAATCGAACGCACTACACTTAACGATCAAAAAGTTGTCTTAATCTATTTAAGAACCTTAATTGACCAGGATCGTTTGAATGAATCGATAATAGAACCTGTTATCCAATGTCCACATGCCATGATTTACGAAAGCATAGCCACACCTAAAGTAATGAAGATCCAATCACTTGAAGAGGCACAGAAATTACTCCTCACCGGTGCTGTACTTCTGAATGATTGTATCCAAGAACAATGGTTGGCCATTCCTCTTCCTAACGAATTAAGTAGGGGGATTGAAACCTCTGAAACAGAAACAATTTTATACGGTGCAAAAGATAGTTTCACTGAACAATTAGAACCAAATATCACCCTCATACGCAGAAGACTTCCTATTACTGAATTAAAAACAGAGAAATATAAAGTAGGTTCATTAAGTGAAACAACGGTTGTCCTAATGTACATAGACGGGTTGACCAATCCTGAATATATATCAATAGCAAGAAAGAAAATCTCTGAAATTAACTTTGATTTATTTTTCGATTCATCCCAGGTAGCGGCATTTATGGAGGAACATCATCACAGTATTTTTCCACAATTCCAACAAACTGACCGCCCAGATGTTTGTGCTTATTCCTTAGGGCTCGGTAAATTAACTATCTTGGTAGAGAACACACCGTTTGTATTAATTGCACCAATCACCTTTTTTCACCTTTTCCAATCACCTGAGGATTATATTAATCGTTGGCCGGTCGCAAGTTTTTTAAGACTTATTCGATATTTAAGCTTTTTTCTGTCCGTCACACTGATACCATTTTATGTTGCACTAACAACCCACCATTATCAAATGATTCCCTTACAAATACTATTTGTTATAGTGGAATCTAGAAGTAAACTACCTTTTACACCATTTTGGGAAGCAATAGTGATGTTAACTATTCTTGAAATCATAAAAGAAGCGAGTTTACGGATGCCGACCAAATCAAGTCAAACCTTAGGGGTGATTGGTGGTATAGTTATCGGTCAAGCAGCGGTTCAAGCGGGTTTTGCGAGCAAAGTATTAATTGTATTAGTTTGTATTTCAACCATCTCCTCATTTTTAGTACCAAACTATTTGATGACGAAGGCAAATACACTCATTCAATTTGGTTTTCTTCTCCTTTCATCCTTTTTTGGTGTTTTTGGCATTGCCATGGGAGCAATTGCCATTTCGGCACATCTAAATGGTCTTACTTCCTTAAAACAACCCTATTTTTCACCAATCGCTCCATTTTACTGGAAGGACTGGATCGATCTCTTTATTAGAGGGCCTTTAATAAACATGAAATCCCGTCCGGATCATTTACACCCTTTACAGAAATGGAGATACAAACGAAGGATGTGA
- the rpiA gene encoding ribose-5-phosphate isomerase RpiA yields the protein MVDKKIVGEKAAEFVKDGMVVGLGTGSTVFYTIQKLGQLVKEGLSIKGIPTSVQTEELAKELGIPLTSFSEIESIDIAIDGADEVNSELELIKGGGGALLREKIIARAAKIFIVAADSSKRVEKLGAFRLPVEVITFGYEMTEKHIRAIGLVPEIRLNGGTPFITDNGNYIFDCQIPEHVQPEMLERMLNMIPGVVENGLFVGMTDLVITLDQEKNVVMLRR from the coding sequence ATGGTTGATAAAAAAATAGTCGGTGAAAAAGCAGCAGAGTTTGTTAAAGATGGCATGGTTGTGGGGCTTGGAACGGGTTCGACAGTTTTTTATACCATACAAAAGCTTGGTCAGCTAGTGAAGGAAGGCCTTTCCATTAAAGGTATTCCAACTTCTGTTCAAACGGAAGAATTGGCTAAAGAATTAGGCATTCCACTTACAAGCTTTAGTGAAATAGAAAGTATAGATATTGCTATTGATGGAGCAGATGAAGTCAATTCAGAATTAGAACTGATCAAAGGTGGTGGCGGCGCACTTTTAAGAGAGAAAATCATAGCGAGAGCAGCTAAAATATTTATTGTTGCAGCAGATTCATCTAAAAGGGTAGAGAAATTAGGTGCGTTTCGATTGCCTGTAGAAGTTATTACGTTCGGTTATGAAATGACAGAAAAACATATTAGAGCCATTGGTTTAGTCCCGGAAATTCGATTAAACGGTGGAACTCCGTTTATTACTGATAATGGGAACTATATTTTTGACTGCCAAATTCCTGAGCACGTTCAGCCTGAAATGTTAGAACGAATGCTTAACATGATACCGGGAGTCGTTGAAAATGGGTTGTTTGTTGGAATGACTGACTTGGTGATCACTTTAGATCAAGAAAAAAATGTTGTCATGTTAAGAAGGTAA
- a CDS encoding GerAB/ArcD/ProY family transporter, translating into MTTFSLFDKSSKFDGIYAFFIVNRFQMLYLFFLMPTYLLHPFMIWGIVAMAIFSQLNIRLLCKWLESNYAKKGYQGFVELFGVRMVRLLTFIGLILILIKITVITLGYLEVIHAFIFPSMNSNWIIFFILLTSSYVASLGMKNTIRFVVIVFLCVFWIIFLYFPFFIPPIAALHDLYPLIPTNWTTDSWKGLLLIWSSYSGPEYLICLIPWIKPQQKMSKYLTYANALSTSEYLLLFIASLFFFGSNYLSKSKYPIIHMIRYLQSPMFERLDIILISLHMFLLVFALSIFLLCIYGATRIILKKTSTQPSRMGFAVTCIMLFLCFLIVNNWIWSIETEQNILLNIQIWLSGITYFIVPTFLLLLTKLKGRVKA; encoded by the coding sequence TTGACCACATTTTCCTTATTTGATAAATCATCTAAATTTGACGGAATCTATGCCTTTTTCATCGTCAACCGTTTCCAAATGCTTTACCTATTTTTTTTAATGCCTACCTACTTATTACACCCGTTTATGATTTGGGGCATTGTTGCAATGGCAATCTTTTCCCAACTCAATATAAGGCTGTTATGCAAATGGCTAGAATCAAATTATGCTAAAAAGGGATATCAAGGTTTTGTAGAGCTTTTTGGTGTTCGAATGGTAAGGCTTTTGACTTTTATAGGACTTATATTGATACTAATCAAAATAACGGTGATCACACTCGGATACTTAGAAGTCATTCATGCTTTTATTTTCCCATCAATGAATTCAAATTGGATTATTTTTTTCATTCTTCTTACGAGCTCCTATGTTGCTTCACTAGGAATGAAAAATACCATACGGTTTGTGGTAATTGTTTTTTTATGTGTTTTTTGGATAATTTTTTTATATTTTCCCTTTTTTATTCCACCAATCGCTGCATTACATGATTTGTATCCCTTGATACCAACAAATTGGACAACTGATTCATGGAAAGGATTGTTACTCATTTGGTCTTCATATTCAGGACCAGAGTATTTAATCTGTTTAATTCCTTGGATCAAACCACAACAAAAAATGAGTAAATATTTAACCTATGCGAATGCTCTTTCTACTTCAGAGTATTTGCTATTGTTTATTGCGAGTTTATTCTTTTTCGGTTCAAATTATTTAAGTAAAAGTAAATACCCTATTATTCATATGATTCGATACTTACAATCTCCCATGTTTGAACGACTGGATATTATCCTGATTTCACTACATATGTTTTTATTGGTGTTTGCTTTATCAATTTTCTTGTTATGTATATATGGGGCTACAAGAATCATCCTAAAAAAAACAAGTACCCAACCTTCACGTATGGGTTTTGCTGTCACTTGTATTATGTTATTTCTCTGCTTTTTAATTGTGAATAATTGGATTTGGTCTATTGAAACCGAACAGAATATTCTCCTGAATATTCAAATTTGGTTAAGTGGAATAACTTACTTTATCGTCCCAACATTCTTGCTCCTATTGACAAAGCTAAAAGGGCGTGTAAAAGCATGA
- the gnd gene encoding phosphogluconate dehydrogenase (NAD(+)-dependent, decarboxylating) translates to MKVGLIGLGKMGLNLGQNLIDNKHEVVAFDVNGSAVEEMKKYGAQGTSDLKELVESLEKPRVVWIMVPHAVVDSVIDEMTPLLGTGDIVIEAGNSHYKESIRRYNQLKEVGIHFMDAGTSGGMEGARNGACYMIGGDPEAWSIVEPIFKDTAVENGFIYAGKAGSGHFLKMVHNGIEYGMMAAIGEGFEVLEKSKFDFDYEKVARVWNNGSVIRSWLMELTERAFSKDAKLDEIKGIMHSSGEGKWTVETALDLQAATPVIAMSLLMRYRSLDSDTFTGKVVAVLRNEFGGHVVEKN, encoded by the coding sequence ATGAAAGTTGGATTAATTGGTTTAGGAAAAATGGGATTAAACTTAGGTCAAAATTTAATTGATAACAAGCACGAAGTAGTAGCTTTCGATGTAAATGGAAGTGCCGTTGAAGAAATGAAGAAATACGGTGCTCAAGGTACATCTGATTTAAAAGAACTTGTTGAATCATTAGAAAAACCAAGAGTTGTATGGATTATGGTTCCGCATGCTGTGGTAGATTCAGTAATTGATGAAATGACACCATTATTAGGCACTGGAGATATCGTAATTGAAGCTGGAAATTCTCACTATAAGGAATCCATTCGCCGATATAACCAACTAAAAGAAGTAGGAATTCACTTTATGGATGCCGGTACTTCTGGTGGAATGGAAGGTGCTCGTAATGGAGCATGTTATATGATTGGTGGAGACCCTGAAGCCTGGAGCATCGTGGAACCTATTTTCAAGGATACAGCTGTCGAAAACGGATTTATCTATGCTGGTAAAGCAGGGAGCGGTCATTTCTTAAAAATGGTTCACAATGGAATTGAATACGGTATGATGGCAGCGATTGGTGAAGGATTCGAGGTATTAGAAAAAAGCAAGTTCGATTTTGACTACGAAAAAGTGGCTAGAGTGTGGAATAACGGCTCAGTTATTCGTTCATGGCTCATGGAGTTGACTGAACGTGCATTTTCAAAAGATGCAAAGCTAGATGAAATTAAAGGGATTATGCACTCTTCTGGTGAAGGGAAATGGACAGTTGAAACAGCTTTAGATTTACAAGCAGCCACTCCTGTTATCGCAATGTCTCTTTTGATGCGTTACCGTTCATTAGACAGCGATACTTTTACAGGTAAAGTGGTAGCTGTATTAAGAAACGAATTTGGTGGACATGTTGTTGAAAAAAACTAA
- a CDS encoding DsbA family protein, which yields MTNTKVKVFQFTDPACTWCWGSEPIMRKLETYYGGQIQNEFIMGGLVPDIREFFDSYNNIGGNANESNKSVASHWLEASERHGMPVQAEGFALFSDEHPSTFPMNIAYKAAQFEDYELADKFLRRMREAVAAEAVPANQTEKLIELAQESGLDIGKFLQHFTDGSAEEAFQKDLKTTYQYKAQGFPSFLVQFGEKGVMLRGYQVFDNFKNVIDHLSDHTVKGQEIDETEENILAFIEKYDRVVKHEIKVCFDLQDTQLDEILQQLEDKKLITVKPIANGFYVEIKKSPLACDPKTGICNI from the coding sequence ATGACTAATACGAAGGTAAAAGTATTCCAATTTACAGACCCAGCTTGTACATGGTGTTGGGGTAGTGAACCGATTATGCGAAAATTAGAAACCTATTATGGTGGTCAAATTCAGAATGAATTTATTATGGGTGGGTTAGTACCAGATATTCGTGAATTTTTCGATTCATACAATAACATCGGTGGAAACGCTAATGAATCCAATAAAAGTGTTGCTTCACATTGGCTTGAGGCTTCAGAAAGACATGGAATGCCAGTTCAAGCTGAAGGATTTGCACTTTTTTCTGATGAACATCCATCTACATTTCCAATGAATATTGCCTATAAAGCTGCACAGTTTGAGGATTATGAGTTAGCAGATAAGTTTTTAAGAAGAATGCGTGAAGCCGTTGCAGCGGAAGCAGTACCAGCAAATCAAACCGAAAAACTGATTGAACTAGCACAGGAATCAGGACTGGATATCGGAAAGTTTCTACAGCATTTTACAGATGGTTCTGCGGAGGAAGCCTTCCAAAAAGATTTAAAAACAACTTATCAATATAAAGCACAAGGATTTCCAAGCTTCCTTGTACAATTTGGTGAGAAAGGTGTTATGTTAAGAGGTTATCAAGTATTTGACAATTTCAAAAACGTCATTGATCATTTGTCGGATCATACTGTCAAAGGGCAAGAGATAGACGAAACAGAAGAAAATATTTTAGCTTTCATTGAAAAATATGATCGAGTAGTGAAACATGAAATTAAAGTATGCTTTGATTTACAAGACACGCAATTAGATGAAATTCTTCAACAACTAGAGGATAAAAAGTTAATTACGGTAAAGCCTATTGCGAATGGATTTTATGTGGAAATAAAAAAATCACCATTAGCATGTGACCCTAAAACGGGGATTTGCAATATTTAA
- a CDS encoding cupin domain-containing protein, translated as MTDLLKDTNYIFLGARVKPLLLSSESGGNFSVFEFNEVKGLEAPFHIHENEDEIWRVVEGEITFYLEGEEIHTVSGDTVFVPRGKSHTFRLKTETAKAILSLTSTDFENVIREIARPAVSDNELPNQPITKDQAEKLIETGKKNGLTILKHE; from the coding sequence ATGACGGATTTATTGAAAGATACAAACTATATATTTTTAGGGGCAAGAGTGAAGCCTTTACTATTAAGCTCAGAATCAGGTGGGAATTTTTCAGTTTTTGAGTTTAATGAAGTAAAGGGCTTAGAGGCCCCGTTTCATATTCATGAGAATGAAGATGAAATTTGGAGAGTTGTTGAGGGAGAAATAACATTTTATTTAGAAGGAGAAGAAATACACACTGTTTCAGGTGATACAGTCTTTGTGCCAAGAGGTAAATCTCATACGTTCCGATTAAAAACTGAAACGGCAAAAGCAATATTGTCTTTAACTTCAACTGACTTTGAAAATGTCATTCGTGAAATAGCTAGACCAGCTGTTTCAGATAATGAGTTGCCGAATCAACCAATTACAAAAGATCAAGCTGAAAAGTTAATAGAAACTGGTAAGAAAAATGGTTTAACAATTTTAAAGCATGAATAA
- a CDS encoding winged helix-turn-helix transcriptional regulator, translating to MSRMQDKMFNCEKELTLSVIGGKWKMLILWHLGKEGTKRFGELKALMPGITQRMLVNQLRELEEDLIVKRKVYPVVPPKVEYSLTEQGRSLMPILDAMYNWGKDYMETAGLNPLVRQESIR from the coding sequence ATGTCACGAATGCAGGATAAGATGTTTAATTGTGAAAAAGAATTAACTCTTTCCGTTATCGGTGGTAAATGGAAGATGCTTATACTATGGCATCTAGGAAAAGAGGGAACGAAGCGATTTGGTGAACTGAAAGCTCTTATGCCAGGGATCACGCAGAGAATGCTAGTTAATCAATTGCGAGAACTGGAAGAAGACTTGATTGTAAAACGCAAAGTCTATCCCGTGGTTCCTCCAAAAGTAGAATACTCCCTTACTGAACAAGGAAGAAGCTTGATGCCGATTCTCGATGCTATGTATAACTGGGGGAAAGATTATATGGAAACTGCTGGGTTGAATCCTTTAGTAAGACAAGAGTCGATTAGGTAA